One segment of Pyrococcus sp. ST04 DNA contains the following:
- a CDS encoding ABC transporter permease — protein MEATELRALLGVARKSWKVFLSYKAWFISDILMGFFFVGNALLIGLGLTGKRTSEALERLTGYSDYLTFAILGFMVLSFGITFLSGFVWSVVDELYAGTLEYSFAAPMRRITFFLGNIIVRLLLNLLYIAIYIPIFWIVFGLSITPSQFLRALPILLLGSVGMIGLGMAVAGIVLYLKDPGPFINILEMLVFALSGAMYPIDILPKPLQIMAMLLPYAPTTEAVRTIVAHGFRTSLGKISYLMLLSLLYAIIGLNSYKWAEKKAREVGLKSY, from the coding sequence ATGGAGGCTACTGAGCTCAGGGCACTTCTTGGAGTTGCTAGAAAGAGCTGGAAGGTGTTCTTAAGTTATAAGGCATGGTTCATTAGCGACATATTGATGGGTTTCTTCTTTGTGGGTAATGCCCTTTTAATTGGACTTGGATTGACCGGAAAAAGGACTTCTGAGGCTCTTGAAAGGCTAACTGGTTACTCTGATTACTTAACATTTGCGATTCTCGGGTTTATGGTTTTATCCTTTGGTATAACATTTTTGAGCGGATTCGTGTGGAGTGTTGTTGACGAGCTTTATGCTGGGACTTTGGAATACTCCTTTGCGGCTCCTATGAGAAGAATAACATTTTTCTTGGGAAATATTATTGTTAGATTGCTTCTCAATCTGCTGTATATTGCCATATACATTCCGATCTTTTGGATAGTTTTTGGACTTTCAATAACTCCATCTCAATTCTTAAGAGCCCTGCCAATACTTTTACTGGGATCAGTAGGGATGATAGGACTTGGTATGGCAGTTGCTGGTATCGTTCTGTACTTAAAGGATCCTGGGCCCTTCATAAACATTCTTGAAATGCTAGTCTTTGCCCTGAGCGGAGCCATGTATCCAATAGACATTCTTCCAAAGCCTCTGCAGATAATGGCAATGTTGCTCCCATATGCTCCAACGACAGAGGCCGTTAGAACAATCGTTGCTCATGGATTTAGAACCAGTCTAGGAAAGATATCATACTTAATGTTGCTCTCACTTCTCTATGCAATTATCGGCCTTAATTCGTATAAATGGGCTGAGAAAAAAGCTAGGGAAGTTGGGCTTAAGAGCTACTAA
- a CDS encoding ABC transporter permease, translating into MFFRYPLRVVSSILVGLVFLLQFIYFGQAILGGRFSALLESSAGIGDYPTYVLIGYTLWWVSVSPMEASVWGVRRELQRGTFESNVVSPTGILKMIVGLAIAWMLMDSIIMAIVFLFGVLLFRIPISLASVFKTLPILAISFLIFLGFGLMFAGLVMMLKNIGPMANILEFVILFLSGVFFPLSALPKVVREVSWLIPLTHAANAVRKVFMGFGYSMVWSELFAMIILLPIYWGISLAIFKWAEKITRMMGYGGY; encoded by the coding sequence ATGTTTTTTAGGTATCCTCTAAGGGTAGTTAGCTCTATTTTGGTAGGCCTTGTCTTCTTGTTGCAGTTTATATATTTTGGGCAGGCGATACTTGGGGGAAGATTTTCCGCATTGCTTGAGAGTTCTGCGGGAATAGGTGATTACCCGACGTATGTTCTTATAGGGTATACCCTTTGGTGGGTTTCGGTATCTCCAATGGAGGCCTCGGTGTGGGGAGTTAGGAGGGAACTTCAAAGGGGAACCTTCGAAAGCAACGTGGTATCTCCAACTGGCATCCTTAAGATGATAGTTGGGCTTGCGATAGCTTGGATGCTTATGGATTCGATTATAATGGCAATTGTTTTTCTCTTTGGAGTTCTGCTATTTAGGATCCCGATCTCACTTGCATCAGTATTCAAGACTCTTCCAATTCTGGCAATCTCCTTTTTGATATTCTTAGGATTTGGGCTAATGTTCGCAGGTTTAGTTATGATGCTCAAAAATATAGGCCCAATGGCGAACATACTTGAGTTTGTCATCCTTTTTCTCTCGGGTGTATTCTTTCCTTTATCGGCTCTTCCAAAGGTAGTTAGAGAAGTGTCTTGGCTAATCCCCCTAACTCACGCCGCTAATGCTGTGAGAAAAGTGTTCATGGGATTCGGGTACTCCATGGTTTGGAGCGAATTATTTGCCATGATTATTCTACTTCCAATTTACTGGGGAATTAGTCTGGCGATATTTAAATGGGCTGAAAAGATAACGAGGATGATGGGTTATGGAGGCTACTGA
- a CDS encoding daunorubicin resistance protein DrrA family ABC transporter ATP-binding protein — translation MRAIEVRNLRKLYPKKIPLPFRKVEWFEALKGISFEVKRGELFGLLGPNGAGKTTTIKILTTLLEPTSGEAKVLGFDVVKEAREVRRRINLVAEGERTLYWRLTAYENLRYFASIYYVPRSEAEKRIRELLKMVGLWDRRNDLVMNYSRGMKQRLAIAKALINDPEVLFLDEPTLGLDVQSAVFVRDLVKRLVKEEGKTVLLTTHYMHEAEQLCDRIAIIDQGKIIALDTPEGLKKLVKKDTIVEVKVKNYTGNNPFGLVKVEENNGTIVLRGSLGEEEIPRLVEFLVRNNAKVLSVEVKEPTLEDVFIKLTGRGLRD, via the coding sequence ATGAGAGCTATAGAGGTTCGAAATCTGAGAAAGCTATATCCCAAGAAGATTCCCCTCCCATTCAGGAAAGTTGAGTGGTTTGAAGCTCTTAAGGGGATAAGCTTTGAGGTCAAAAGAGGTGAGTTATTTGGGCTTCTTGGACCGAATGGGGCTGGAAAAACAACTACGATAAAGATCTTGACAACTCTTCTAGAACCAACGTCCGGAGAAGCAAAAGTCCTTGGGTTTGATGTTGTTAAGGAAGCTAGGGAGGTTAGGAGAAGAATTAACCTAGTTGCAGAGGGAGAAAGGACTCTTTACTGGAGACTCACAGCATACGAGAACTTAAGATATTTTGCTAGCATTTACTATGTTCCTAGGAGTGAGGCTGAAAAAAGAATAAGGGAACTGCTAAAAATGGTTGGTCTCTGGGATAGGAGAAACGACCTTGTTATGAATTACTCTAGGGGAATGAAACAAAGACTTGCAATAGCAAAGGCCTTGATTAACGATCCAGAGGTTCTATTTCTTGATGAACCTACCCTTGGTCTTGATGTTCAGAGTGCCGTTTTTGTTAGGGATCTTGTTAAAAGACTAGTTAAGGAAGAAGGGAAAACGGTTTTACTAACAACACACTACATGCATGAAGCGGAACAGCTCTGTGATAGAATTGCTATCATAGACCAAGGCAAGATAATAGCCCTAGATACGCCTGAAGGATTAAAGAAGCTTGTAAAGAAAGACACGATAGTTGAGGTCAAGGTAAAGAACTATACTGGGAATAATCCCTTTGGTTTAGTGAAAGTTGAGGAAAATAATGGAACTATCGTGCTGAGAGGAAGCCTTGGAGAGGAAGAAATTCCAAGGCTTGTAGAATTTTTGGTCAGGAATAATGCTAAAGTTTTGTCTGTAGAAGTCAAAGAACCCACCCTGGAGGATGTCTTTATAAAGCTTACCGGGAGGGGGCTGAGAGATTGA
- a CDS encoding methyl-accepting chemotaxis protein codes for MEFKRKLTMSIFLPLLLVVITAIVVQNIAISDLYDNLSKTMEIVKSGGSVEAIQSSISLALTQLKRTLWISIGAMVIVAVGSGLVAYNLMRSTLDPITKMARIAESIAQGRLSNARRMISEVRYREKDEIGKLLEGFKAISQDVLRTLEVITERMEKIAEGDVSEDLTLHAKGDFESILNSMRKTIGKLRDLMKTVRDLAFTLEKRAEDLTRIASEITEAVNQVAEAIQQVSTEAQRQQENISMIMDGMNITADVTQKTVDAMEEFSGVVNEVISIAREGREKGERAITQVGDIQEAMKVIRDAVQEVAEMSKNVSEIINTIADIAEQTNLLALNAAIEAARAGEVGRGFAVVAQEVRNLAEESKDAAERIRSILREIQDKVERAVEETERGVKIVDNSVDFLKETVSYLMNIGELLDDVEERLNAVKSEISNTQEHVENAKKALENLAASAEEMTASAQEVSASAQEQASSLEEVRRNIVELRNIVRDLRKSIEFIKVESEG; via the coding sequence ATGGAATTCAAAAGGAAATTGACAATGTCGATATTCCTGCCTCTTCTTCTAGTAGTTATAACGGCCATAGTAGTTCAGAACATTGCAATATCTGACTTGTATGACAATCTCTCAAAGACGATGGAGATCGTGAAGTCAGGGGGTTCAGTTGAGGCTATACAATCGAGCATCAGCTTGGCACTCACACAGCTTAAGAGGACACTGTGGATAAGCATAGGAGCAATGGTCATAGTGGCGGTAGGTTCTGGACTGGTGGCCTATAACCTGATGAGATCAACACTCGATCCGATAACAAAGATGGCCCGTATAGCTGAGAGTATTGCCCAGGGAAGGCTTAGCAATGCTAGGAGGATGATCTCTGAGGTAAGATACAGGGAGAAAGATGAAATTGGAAAACTTTTGGAAGGCTTTAAGGCAATATCTCAGGACGTGCTCAGAACCCTTGAGGTCATAACTGAGAGAATGGAAAAAATTGCAGAAGGAGACGTTTCCGAAGATTTAACACTGCATGCTAAGGGAGACTTTGAAAGCATATTGAACTCAATGAGAAAGACCATTGGCAAGCTTAGGGATTTAATGAAAACTGTAAGGGATCTCGCGTTTACGCTGGAAAAGAGAGCCGAAGACTTAACTAGAATAGCATCTGAAATTACTGAGGCGGTAAATCAGGTTGCAGAGGCTATTCAGCAGGTTAGTACTGAAGCTCAGAGGCAGCAGGAGAATATCAGTATGATAATGGATGGAATGAACATAACCGCTGATGTGACCCAAAAGACCGTTGATGCAATGGAGGAGTTCAGTGGGGTTGTAAATGAGGTAATCTCAATAGCCAGGGAAGGACGGGAGAAAGGTGAGAGGGCCATAACTCAAGTAGGTGATATCCAAGAGGCCATGAAAGTGATAAGGGATGCTGTCCAGGAAGTTGCGGAAATGAGCAAAAATGTGAGCGAGATAATAAATACAATAGCCGACATAGCTGAGCAAACGAACTTACTAGCATTAAATGCCGCAATTGAAGCTGCTAGGGCCGGAGAAGTTGGTAGGGGTTTTGCTGTTGTTGCTCAGGAAGTTAGGAACCTCGCTGAAGAAAGCAAGGATGCTGCCGAGAGAATCAGGAGTATATTGAGAGAAATCCAAGACAAAGTGGAGAGAGCCGTTGAGGAGACTGAAAGGGGAGTTAAAATCGTTGACAACTCAGTAGACTTCCTCAAGGAAACCGTTAGCTACCTAATGAACATAGGTGAACTTCTTGATGATGTTGAAGAGAGGCTCAACGCCGTTAAGAGCGAAATCTCAAACACCCAAGAGCATGTTGAAAATGCAAAGAAGGCCTTGGAGAACTTAGCTGCTAGCGCTGAAGAGATGACTGCTAGCGCCCAAGAGGTTAGTGCGAGTGCCCAAGAGCAAGCTTCGTCCCTGGAAGAGGTTAGGAGGAATATAGTTGAGCTGAGAAATATAGTTAGGGATCTGAGGAAGTCAATTGAATTCATAAAAGTTGAAAGTGAAGGGTGA
- a CDS encoding DUF257 family protein, with translation MEIPDVIGKEKISVLVEHTSEDVLGPTVFTILNQIMDRYGKEALVIITDFLDTLPIYKYQAELLGIKTELIDRVPVIKVGGKINVGNVLHKIPISAYPVYKTLYEEALTRLLDSVRDHTGFFINLQVGIENIMNIFDRKELIEQVHDMGEYIVTKDRDIRDMVFVNTDSIKGISVEIVSMLKTIFPIVLKLTNDGKSFVISKSVFPNLKGNSGTIWEVRD, from the coding sequence ATGGAAATCCCCGATGTAATTGGAAAAGAAAAAATCAGTGTTTTAGTCGAACATACCTCTGAAGACGTTTTGGGACCAACGGTATTTACAATATTGAACCAAATTATGGACAGATATGGAAAGGAAGCTTTAGTAATAATAACTGACTTTTTAGATACACTCCCAATATACAAGTATCAGGCAGAACTTCTGGGAATAAAGACAGAACTAATAGACAGGGTTCCGGTAATAAAGGTTGGCGGAAAGATAAACGTCGGAAACGTTCTCCATAAGATACCTATCTCGGCATATCCAGTTTATAAGACGTTATACGAAGAAGCCTTGACGAGGCTCCTTGATAGCGTTAGGGATCATACTGGATTCTTCATAAATCTCCAAGTGGGCATCGAGAACATCATGAATATTTTCGATAGGAAGGAGCTTATTGAACAAGTCCATGACATGGGAGAATATATTGTCACAAAGGATAGAGACATTAGAGATATGGTCTTCGTTAACACCGATTCAATAAAAGGTATCTCCGTGGAAATCGTTTCAATGCTCAAAACGATATTCCCCATAGTTCTCAAGCTGACTAATGATGGTAAATCTTTCGTGATCAGCAAGAGCGTTTTTCCAAATCTAAAGGGGAATAGTGGAACAATTTGGGAGGTGAGGGACTAA
- a CDS encoding transposase, with the protein MREEVILDIQRLLTLRDEEVVEAVRKFRYGGQRIRCPYCGSTEVVRIGFITRKGGFKLHRFKCKSCGRTFNELDGTPLSGVHSLKRVMLIAYLALYLKLTPSTIKVIVDLNHSTLLRLYKKVVNNKEFFTNLLEILLNE; encoded by the coding sequence ATGAGGGAGGAAGTAATACTTGACATACAGAGGTTACTTACACTTAGGGATGAGGAAGTAGTGGAGGCAGTGAGGAAATTTCGTTATGGGGGACAAAGGATTAGATGTCCCTATTGTGGTTCTACAGAGGTAGTAAGGATAGGATTCATAACTAGGAAAGGTGGATTTAAGCTCCACAGGTTTAAGTGTAAGTCTTGTGGAAGAACATTTAATGAACTTGATGGTACTCCTTTGAGCGGTGTTCATTCACTAAAAAGGGTTATGCTAATAGCATACTTAGCGTTGTATCTGAAGTTAACTCCCTCCACTATTAAGGTTATCGTTGATCTTAATCATTCTACCCTGTTAAGATTGTACAAAAAAGTTGTCAATAATAAAGAATTCTTCACAAATTTATTGGAAATATTACTAAATGAATAG
- a CDS encoding HPP family protein: MERKVAKIMGKRKLVLLARKEELSHNLKYISKVPVSLVMDRDFLKVHPETPLFELIEMFTVEETSAVVVDEEDRLVGFVTMKDLLNYFVPPRKYSVVGFGMLKRYALNRASRVRDVMVKRPIVISINDNLGHAIKIMVETGKHHLPVVDRERKVHGILEVKDIIRLIRIVTL, encoded by the coding sequence ATGGAAAGGAAAGTTGCAAAAATAATGGGAAAAAGAAAGCTTGTTCTCTTAGCTAGAAAGGAAGAACTTAGTCACAATCTAAAATACATATCAAAAGTTCCGGTTAGCTTAGTTATGGATAGAGACTTCTTGAAAGTTCATCCTGAAACTCCACTCTTTGAGCTCATAGAGATGTTTACAGTTGAAGAAACTTCTGCTGTAGTCGTTGATGAGGAAGATAGACTTGTTGGATTTGTTACAATGAAAGATTTATTGAACTACTTTGTCCCTCCAAGAAAATACTCTGTAGTAGGCTTTGGAATGTTAAAAAGATATGCTCTTAACAGAGCATCGAGGGTTAGGGACGTGATGGTGAAGAGACCAATAGTGATTAGTATAAATGACAACTTGGGACATGCCATTAAAATAATGGTTGAAACGGGAAAACATCATCTACCCGTGGTAGATAGGGAGAGAAAGGTGCACGGTATTTTAGAAGTTAAAGACATCATTAGACTCATTAGAATTGTAACCTTATGA
- a CDS encoding Nre family DNA repair protein, translating to MIKVNSKLCAICKGRKLLCGRPVCPILERFKVAREALPLVSREDIFGSSPPSIFVGEYGYPKVRIGPLVPPIEGDTSYLDSPTSWENVSISDVIRYRSLLVLGQTRVNVDVRKSSKLIENIQELAMSSKPVDSEILLKDKPKIKVLPTEFAPPIGPSGVLKKFEVVENPRVPRKVDAVVSDELKAKDAIITLYEAGFDEYYIIRLLSAGLLGIRKKIVPTRWSITAVQDTIGSYLRREVLNYDTLDRYEVYYEEFLGNRYVVLLIPRRYSFELLEVWLKGSLFGSDEPMVIHDYEDFRGIKGYAEETSGAYYAARLSVLEKLRKMKRQASAIVFREVTPSYYAPVGVWQIRVGVRKALEKSPKIFESLTEALNEVKKILQHPLDRWLARSWLLKQLGQRTLDSFLGVGGWKGKLQK from the coding sequence ATGATAAAAGTGAATTCGAAACTTTGCGCAATATGTAAGGGAAGGAAGCTCCTCTGTGGAAGGCCAGTCTGTCCGATTCTTGAGAGATTTAAAGTAGCTAGAGAAGCGTTACCTTTGGTTTCTCGGGAGGATATATTTGGTTCTTCTCCCCCGAGTATATTCGTTGGAGAATATGGTTATCCAAAGGTTAGAATTGGCCCCCTTGTTCCACCAATTGAGGGAGACACAAGTTACCTAGACAGTCCAACTTCTTGGGAGAATGTAAGTATATCGGACGTGATTAGGTACCGGTCCTTGTTAGTACTTGGACAGACGAGAGTTAATGTGGATGTTAGGAAAAGCTCGAAACTAATTGAGAACATTCAGGAGCTTGCAATGTCCTCTAAACCGGTCGATAGTGAGATACTCCTTAAAGACAAGCCTAAAATAAAAGTCCTCCCTACAGAGTTTGCACCACCAATTGGCCCAAGTGGTGTTTTGAAAAAATTTGAAGTTGTTGAAAATCCGAGAGTCCCAAGGAAAGTTGATGCCGTTGTTAGTGATGAATTAAAAGCAAAAGATGCAATAATTACACTTTATGAAGCTGGCTTTGATGAGTACTACATAATAAGGTTACTCTCCGCTGGACTGTTAGGAATAAGAAAGAAAATCGTACCGACTAGATGGAGCATAACTGCCGTCCAAGATACGATAGGTAGTTATCTAAGAAGAGAGGTACTTAATTATGATACCCTGGATAGGTACGAGGTGTATTATGAGGAATTCTTGGGGAACAGGTACGTTGTGTTACTAATACCGAGGAGATACTCCTTTGAGCTTTTAGAAGTTTGGCTAAAGGGTTCCCTTTTTGGTAGCGATGAGCCAATGGTTATACACGATTACGAGGATTTTAGAGGGATTAAGGGGTATGCCGAGGAAACGTCAGGGGCTTATTACGCTGCTAGGCTCAGTGTTCTTGAAAAATTAAGAAAAATGAAAAGACAAGCAAGTGCAATAGTCTTTAGGGAGGTAACCCCTTCATACTATGCTCCAGTTGGAGTTTGGCAGATTAGGGTTGGAGTTAGAAAGGCCTTAGAGAAATCTCCGAAAATCTTTGAAAGCCTTACGGAAGCTTTAAATGAAGTTAAGAAAATATTACAACATCCGTTGGATAGGTGGTTAGCTAGGAGCTGGTTACTTAAACAATTAGGGCAGAGAACGTTGGATAGCTTCCTGGGGGTTGGTGGATGGAAAGGAAAGTTGCAAAAATAA
- a CDS encoding Lrp/AsnC family transcriptional regulator → MVRAYVLLTIEIGKVEKVIEEIKKIPGVTKADAVTGPYDAIVHIEASDLGELTRKILHDIHNIDGVIDTTTAIVVELEEE, encoded by the coding sequence ATGGTTAGGGCCTATGTTTTATTGACTATTGAGATAGGAAAAGTTGAGAAAGTTATTGAAGAGATAAAGAAGATACCTGGCGTCACAAAAGCAGACGCGGTAACAGGACCCTACGATGCAATAGTTCACATTGAAGCCTCTGACCTTGGAGAACTCACTAGGAAAATACTCCACGATATTCACAATATAGATGGAGTTATAGACACAACAACTGCCATAGTTGTCGAGTTAGAAGAAGAGTGA
- a CDS encoding signal recognition particle protein Srp19 has translation MGKFVIWPSELDARLSKKYGRVVSKTLAVDNPSLDEIVDAVESLGLKVISVEREKLNPRLSGIDEDLRTYGMIIVESPHGKAKTLRMIAQKIRELRKRRR, from the coding sequence ATGGGGAAATTTGTTATTTGGCCCTCTGAGCTTGATGCGAGATTAAGTAAAAAGTATGGTAGAGTTGTTTCGAAAACGTTGGCAGTTGATAATCCATCTCTTGATGAAATTGTTGATGCTGTCGAGAGTTTGGGGCTTAAGGTCATCTCTGTAGAAAGGGAAAAACTGAATCCAAGACTCTCTGGGATTGACGAAGATTTGAGAACTTATGGAATGATTATAGTTGAAAGTCCTCATGGTAAAGCTAAAACCCTTCGGATGATCGCCCAGAAAATCAGAGAACTTAGAAAAAGGAGGCGATGA